In Anopheles gambiae chromosome 2, idAnoGambNW_F1_1, whole genome shotgun sequence, a single window of DNA contains:
- the LOC3290994 gene encoding Kruppel-like factor 1, with the protein MHQQHRCWRKNDRSREAVIRRAVQFVAMIDTDRIEAIMDLGSFEQSSDDFLANGFYHLYTELQDDRDIALALAELTCPTTQTSELKEDTVHPCPATIDLPSLNSLELLPTPNGGEVDGLELELNVEDFILEYNCVNFSQLWENELRLPENTYLCDDSCEAFIRQSDPHEDKVAPATGEITQSEVVSLTLPAAVSSSVQQPCEAEPDSTGTFVCPFESCRKVYAKPVHLKAHLRRHVGDKPYHCKWPGCQWRFSRSDELSRHFRSHSGVKPYRCEYCPKCFSRSDHLAKHRKVHERKMSVGTAGKLKSGVGAFVGVAPARGRPGRKPKQASVKRS; encoded by the coding sequence ATGCATCAACAGCATCGTTGCTGGCGGAAAAATGACCGGTCCCGGGAAGCCGTGATACGGCGCGCGGTTCAGTTTGTTGCAATGATCGACACCGATCGGATCGAGGCGATCATGGATTTGGGCAGCTTCGAACAATCGTCGGACGATTTCCTGGCCAACGGATTCTACCATCTGTACACCGAGCTGCAGGACGATCGAGACATTGCGTTGGCCCTAGCGGAACTAACGTGCCCCACGACCCAAACCTCCGAGCTCAAAGAAGATACAGTGCATCCTTGTCCAGCAACAATCGATCTACCGTCGCTAAACTCACTTGAACTTCTGCCTACGCCCAATGGGGGCGAAGTGGATGGGCTGGAGCTGGAGCTGAACGTAGAAGATTTCATTCTCGAGTACAATTGCGTAAATTTTAGTCAACTGTGGGAAAACGAGCTACGACTGCCGGAAAACACTTACCTCTGTGATGATTCCTGTGAAGCGTTTATCCGACAATCGGATCCACATGAAGATAAAGTGGCACCCGCAACCGGTGAAATCACGCAATCGGAGGTCGTGTCCCTAACACTACCCGCGGCCGTGTCGTCCAGCGTACAGCAACCGTGTGAAGCCGAACCCGACTCGACCGGGACGTTCGTTTGTCCGTTTGAAAGTTGCCGCAAAGTGTACGCCAAACCGGTGCATTTGAAAGCCCATCTCCGCCGGCACGTAGGCGATAAGCCGTATCACTGCAAATGGCCAGGATGTCAGTGGCGGTTTTCGCGGTCGGACGAACTGTCGCGTCACTTCCGGTCCCATTCGGGTGTGAAACCGTACCGGTGTGAGTACTGCCCAAAGTGTTTCTCCCGATCGGACCATTTAGCCAAGCACCGGAAAGTCCACGAGCGTAAGATGAGCGTGGGCACGGCGGGGAAGTTGAAGAGTGGTGTCGGTGCGTTCGTTGGAGTAGCGCCGGCAAGAGGACGACCAGGCCGGAAACCGAAACAGGCCTCAGTGAaacgatcgtga
- the LOC1274441 gene encoding AP-1 complex subunit sigma-2 isoform X2 produces the protein MLQFMLLFSRQGKLRLQKWYVAHSDKVKKKITRELITTILSRKPKMCSFLEWKDCTIVYKRYASLYFCCAIEQNDNELLTLEVIHRYVELLDKYFGSVCELDIIFNFEKAYFILDELLVGGEIQETSKKNVLKAIAAQDVLQEDETPQGFFEDHGLG, from the exons ATG TTGCAGTTCATGCTCCTGTTCAGCCGACAAGGCAAACTTAGGCTACAGAAATGGTACGTTGCACACTCGGACAAGGTAAAGAAGAAGATCACCCGCGAACTGATCACCACAATCCTGTCTCGCAAGCCCAAGATGTGCTCCTTCCTGGAGTGGAAAGACTGTACTATTGTTTACAAAAG ATACGCTAGCTTATACTTTTGCTGTGCTATCGAGCAGAATGATAACGAACTGCTAACGCTGGAAGTAATTCACAGATATGTCGAGCTGTTGGACAAGTACTTCGGCAGT GTGTGTGAATTGGACATCATTTTCAACTTCGAGAAGGCCTATTTCATACTGGACGAGCTGCTTGTGGGAGGTGAAATACAGGAAACGTCGAAAAAGAATGTCCTCAAGGCAATAGCGGCGCAAGATGTGCTACAAGAG GACGAAACGCCACAAGGATTCTTCGAGGATCATGGGCTCGGATAG
- the LOC1274441 gene encoding AP-1 complex subunit sigma-2 isoform X1, translating to MLQFMLLFSRQGKLRLQKWYVAHSDKVKKKITRELITTILSRKPKMCSFLEWKDCTIVYKRYASLYFCCAIEQNDNELLTLEVIHRYVELLDKYFGSVCELDIIFNFEKAYFILDELLVGGEIQETSKKNVLKAIAAQDVLQEDEAADGALRDIGLL from the exons ATG TTGCAGTTCATGCTCCTGTTCAGCCGACAAGGCAAACTTAGGCTACAGAAATGGTACGTTGCACACTCGGACAAGGTAAAGAAGAAGATCACCCGCGAACTGATCACCACAATCCTGTCTCGCAAGCCCAAGATGTGCTCCTTCCTGGAGTGGAAAGACTGTACTATTGTTTACAAAAG ATACGCTAGCTTATACTTTTGCTGTGCTATCGAGCAGAATGATAACGAACTGCTAACGCTGGAAGTAATTCACAGATATGTCGAGCTGTTGGACAAGTACTTCGGCAGT GTGTGTGAATTGGACATCATTTTCAACTTCGAGAAGGCCTATTTCATACTGGACGAGCTGCTTGTGGGAGGTGAAATACAGGAAACGTCGAAAAAGAATGTCCTCAAGGCAATAGCGGCGCAAGATGTGCTACAAGAG GATGAAGCGGCGGACGGTGCCTTAAGAGATATTGGACTGCTCTGA
- the LOC1274441 gene encoding AP-1 complex subunit sigma-2 isoform X3 produces MLQFMLLFSRQGKLRLQKWYVAHSDKVKKKITRELITTILSRKPKMCSFLEWKDCTIVYKRYASLYFCCAIEQNDNELLTLEVIHRYVELLDKYFGSVCELDIIFNFEKAYFILDELLVGGEIQETSKKNVLKAIAAQDVLQEVLDDEDYFLLY; encoded by the exons ATG TTGCAGTTCATGCTCCTGTTCAGCCGACAAGGCAAACTTAGGCTACAGAAATGGTACGTTGCACACTCGGACAAGGTAAAGAAGAAGATCACCCGCGAACTGATCACCACAATCCTGTCTCGCAAGCCCAAGATGTGCTCCTTCCTGGAGTGGAAAGACTGTACTATTGTTTACAAAAG ATACGCTAGCTTATACTTTTGCTGTGCTATCGAGCAGAATGATAACGAACTGCTAACGCTGGAAGTAATTCACAGATATGTCGAGCTGTTGGACAAGTACTTCGGCAGT GTGTGTGAATTGGACATCATTTTCAACTTCGAGAAGGCCTATTTCATACTGGACGAGCTGCTTGTGGGAGGTGAAATACAGGAAACGTCGAAAAAGAATGTCCTCAAGGCAATAGCGGCGCAAGATGTGCTACAAGAG GTCTTAGATGATGAAGATTATTTCCTATTGTACTAA
- the LOC1274441 gene encoding AP-1 complex subunit sigma-2 isoform X5: protein MLQFMLLFSRQGKLRLQKWYVAHSDKVKKKITRELITTILSRKPKMCSFLEWKDCTIVYKRYASLYFCCAIEQNDNELLTLEVIHRYVELLDKYFGSVCELDIIFNFEKAYFILDELLVGGEIQETSKKNVLKAIAAQDVLQEQKELEC from the exons ATG TTGCAGTTCATGCTCCTGTTCAGCCGACAAGGCAAACTTAGGCTACAGAAATGGTACGTTGCACACTCGGACAAGGTAAAGAAGAAGATCACCCGCGAACTGATCACCACAATCCTGTCTCGCAAGCCCAAGATGTGCTCCTTCCTGGAGTGGAAAGACTGTACTATTGTTTACAAAAG ATACGCTAGCTTATACTTTTGCTGTGCTATCGAGCAGAATGATAACGAACTGCTAACGCTGGAAGTAATTCACAGATATGTCGAGCTGTTGGACAAGTACTTCGGCAGT GTGTGTGAATTGGACATCATTTTCAACTTCGAGAAGGCCTATTTCATACTGGACGAGCTGCTTGTGGGAGGTGAAATACAGGAAACGTCGAAAAAGAATGTCCTCAAGGCAATAGCGGCGCAAGATGTGCTACAAGAG CAAAAGGAACTGGAGTGCTAA
- the LOC1274441 gene encoding AP-1 complex subunit sigma-2 isoform X4, producing the protein MLQFMLLFSRQGKLRLQKWYVAHSDKVKKKITRELITTILSRKPKMCSFLEWKDCTIVYKRYASLYFCCAIEQNDNELLTLEVIHRYVELLDKYFGSVCELDIIFNFEKAYFILDELLVGGEIQETSKKNVLKAIAAQDVLQEDLNENLN; encoded by the exons ATG TTGCAGTTCATGCTCCTGTTCAGCCGACAAGGCAAACTTAGGCTACAGAAATGGTACGTTGCACACTCGGACAAGGTAAAGAAGAAGATCACCCGCGAACTGATCACCACAATCCTGTCTCGCAAGCCCAAGATGTGCTCCTTCCTGGAGTGGAAAGACTGTACTATTGTTTACAAAAG ATACGCTAGCTTATACTTTTGCTGTGCTATCGAGCAGAATGATAACGAACTGCTAACGCTGGAAGTAATTCACAGATATGTCGAGCTGTTGGACAAGTACTTCGGCAGT GTGTGTGAATTGGACATCATTTTCAACTTCGAGAAGGCCTATTTCATACTGGACGAGCTGCTTGTGGGAGGTGAAATACAGGAAACGTCGAAAAAGAATGTCCTCAAGGCAATAGCGGCGCAAGATGTGCTACAAGAG GATTTGAACGAAAACCTTAACTGA
- the LOC1274432 gene encoding zinc finger protein 624 yields the protein MDSARKQATSTATATSDSSMALIDFKKICRICGKSEDTLTSVHSRYQNDLRGKIAKYLNIDVEENDTLPTKICFCCKDIITKWHDLFEKCRVMDERFASIVKSREEQLHKELTVDGENEEFNEKNVRSSLEDGESNGILASTANAPTQESAASPPDQQSKKSQKSAAKPRAVICTFCQTNATTNGNTRYDSQSALVDHMKEQHWDQIFHCEQCDNYLDRAILIEHMTMHALSMLQPGSATEGTEQEPDSMASGSGLGEDEPEGEMEEAEGSQQTTELKSGEGSTNKENDEKDVASAAPDPIKAVEGRNLYCYICEKTLGNRSAYSYHVNQVHLNIKKFDCTFCEKKFGNQRLLNNHIANLHSRERNFGCTVCDKRFKTNVALYNHMRVHDDKLQFSCRFCDKKFRFRNHLVSHELVHLDERSFSCNQCEKKFNTAECLQKHKLTHVTTEPFQCPLCGFSTKQKRYLVLHAKRIHMVR from the exons ATGGATAGCGCACGGAAACAGGCGACCAGCACGGCGACGGCCACGAGTGATTCTAGCATGGCCCTTATCGATTTCAAGAAGATTTGTCGCATCTGCGGAAAATCGGAGGATACGCTCACCTCGGTACATTCCCGCTATCAGAACGATTTACGGGGCAAAATAGCTAAATATCTTAACATTGATGTCGAGGAAAATGACACACTTCCCACGaaaatttgcttttgctgtAAGGATATCATTACCAAGTGGCATGATTTGTTTGAGAAGTGCCGTGTGATGGACGAACGGTTTGCATCGATAGTGAAATCACGCGAAGAGCAACTTCACAAGGAATTGACGGTGGATGGTGAGAATGAAGAGTTCAACGAGAAGAATGTTCGATCATCGCTGGAAGATGGTGAATCTAATGGTATACTTGCCAGTACTGCTAATGCCCCAACACAGGAATcagctgcatctcctcctgatCAACAATCAAAGAAAAG TCAAAAATCTGCTGCAAAACCTAGAGCTGTTATTTGCACGTTTTGTCAAACGAATGCTACCACAAACGGTAACACACGATACGATTCTCAATCTGCGCTCGTGGATCATATGAAAGAGCAACACTGGGATCAGATATTTCATTGTGAACAGTGCGACAACTATCTGGATCGGGCTATCCTAATCGAGCACATGACGATGCACGCCCTGAGCATGCTTCAACCCGGCTCGGCTACTGAAGGAACGGAACAGGAGCCAGACAGCATGGCATCCGGCTCGGGGCTGGGAGAGGACGAACCGGAAGGCGAAATGGAAGAAGCCGAAGGTAGCCAGCAAACGACGGAGCTAAAATCGGGAGAGGGTAGCACGAACAAAGAGAACGACGAAAAAGATGTGGCTAGCGCTGCCCCAGATCCGATCAAAGCCGTGGAAGGGCGCAATCTGTACTGCTACATATGTGAAAAAACGCTCGGAAATCGTAGCGCCTATTCATACCACGTTAATCAGGTGCATCTAAACATCAAAAAGTTCGATTGCACATTCTGTGAGAAAAAGTTCGGCAACCAGCGACTGCTGAACAACCACATTGCCAATTTGCACTCGCGGGAACGAAACTTCGGCTGCACCGTGTGTGATAAGCGCTTCAAGACGAACGTCGCCCTGTACAACCACATGCGGGTGCATGACGATAAGCTGCAGTTCAGCTGCCGGTTTTGCGACAAAAAGtttcggttccggaatcatcTGGTCAGCCACGAGCTGGTCCACCTGGATGAGCGGAGTTTCTCCTGCAACCAGTGCGAAAAGAAGTTCAACACGGCGGAATGTCTGCAGAAGCACAAACTAACGCACGTTACGACAGAACCATTCCAGTGTCCACTGTGCGGTTTTAGCACGAAGCAAAAGCGCTATCTGGTGCTGCATGCGAAGCGCATCCACATGGTGCGATAG